Proteins encoded by one window of Candidatus Melainabacteria bacterium:
- a CDS encoding patatin-like phospholipase family protein encodes MSKNQAEVTAVSFGGGGRCGAGRHIPVAEHYRDKNIACWMGTSIGGFIAILIANGFSEQAMKNAMYQLWRPSMRSALHAIAPKLINPFKLLKGTESELQKLSTYFGLLDQTKHIEQWCKGLEWNNAQFGLFDLISRKPIVADKDSGMPLHIALSATMAVPLVFSPVLWIDAEGTRHLLIDGGIAHCHPTVEGRKTAIVKCMTFPGRDWCWPDSEGDDIIDIGVMPGWNVLFPPSRREIDKQVDEARTKFGAIKSATREWPFPLPL; translated from the coding sequence GTGAGTAAGAACCAAGCAGAAGTTACCGCTGTCAGCTTCGGCGGTGGCGGTAGATGCGGTGCTGGTCGTCACATTCCAGTGGCAGAGCATTACCGCGACAAGAATATCGCTTGTTGGATGGGCACGTCGATCGGAGGCTTCATTGCAATTTTGATCGCCAATGGCTTTTCCGAACAAGCGATGAAGAACGCGATGTATCAACTTTGGCGTCCCAGTATGCGTAGTGCGCTCCATGCGATCGCGCCCAAGCTGATCAATCCGTTCAAGTTGCTGAAGGGCACTGAGAGCGAGTTGCAGAAGCTTTCAACCTACTTTGGTTTGTTGGACCAGACCAAGCACATCGAACAGTGGTGCAAAGGGCTCGAGTGGAACAATGCTCAGTTTGGACTGTTCGACTTGATCTCGCGCAAGCCCATCGTCGCGGATAAGGATTCAGGCATGCCGCTGCACATCGCACTCAGCGCCACGATGGCTGTACCTTTGGTCTTTTCCCCGGTTCTCTGGATCGACGCGGAGGGCACCCGCCATCTACTCATCGACGGTGGCATTGCTCATTGCCATCCGACAGTGGAGGGGCGAAAGACAGCGATCGTGAAGTGCATGACATTTCCGGGACGCGACTGGTGTTGGCCCGACAGCGAAGGCGACGACATCATCGACATTGGCGTCATGCCTGGGTGGAACGTGCTCTTCCCGCCATCTCGGCGCGAAATCGACAAGCAGGTCGACGAAGCCCGCACCAAATTCGGTGCAATCAAATCTGCAACGCGGGAGTGGCCGTTTCCGCTTCCGCTCTGA
- a CDS encoding 30S ribosomal protein S4, whose protein sequence is MRYLGSKCKRCRAVGQSVCGRVKCAILRKPSPPGQHGAARKKKSDFALQLAEKQKIRWTYDVSERQFYSVYEEASRAKGVTGTIMLQILESRLDNIVFRSNLAGSRAHARQLISHGHVLLNGNRVTVPSIRTKLGDKITIRDKSKSQLKDAHKAAVIVPEWIAAEEKSMEASITMIPTREQLDQSFNEHLVIEYYSR, encoded by the coding sequence ATGCGTTATTTGGGCTCGAAGTGCAAAAGATGCCGAGCTGTAGGTCAGAGCGTTTGCGGTCGAGTCAAATGCGCCATCCTGCGCAAGCCCTCTCCTCCCGGTCAGCACGGCGCCGCTCGCAAGAAGAAAAGCGATTTTGCTTTGCAACTTGCTGAGAAGCAAAAAATTCGTTGGACTTATGATGTATCTGAACGCCAGTTCTACAGCGTGTACGAAGAAGCTTCGCGCGCCAAAGGCGTCACCGGTACAATCATGTTGCAAATTTTGGAATCACGTCTCGACAACATCGTATTCCGTTCAAACCTGGCTGGCAGCCGCGCTCATGCCCGTCAATTGATCAGCCATGGTCATGTCCTCTTGAATGGCAATCGCGTCACAGTGCCTTCCATCCGCACCAAGCTGGGTGACAAGATAACAATTCGCGACAAGAGCAAGTCTCAATTGAAGGACGCTCACAAAGCTGCAGTTATCGTTCCAGAATGGATCGCTGCTGAAGAAAAGAGCATGGAAGCTTCCATCACAATGATTCCAACTCGCGAACAGCTCGATCAATCATTCAACGAACATCTCGTGATTGAGTACTACTCACGCTAA
- a CDS encoding PIG-L family deacetylase, which produces MSTTHANEQMQEWSPSSLDGQKALVVFAHPDDSDFYVGGTIARLTAAGVNVHYLCASYGEKGDAQGFTPDQIARIRLEEQLTAAEILGVSRENVEFLGLPDGGIVCNRELIDAIVKVIRRIKPEIVIALDINTLDPAWGVNHADHRAIGQATIDAVYPYARNKNELPDLPPHEVRTLLVLNYRDPNCFVEISGTAWQSKKAALSAHKSQWGDAEHVIEKANQRSRESFTRIDW; this is translated from the coding sequence TTGAGTACTACTCACGCTAACGAACAGATGCAGGAGTGGTCACCATCCTCTCTGGATGGTCAGAAAGCTCTTGTCGTGTTTGCGCATCCTGACGACTCCGATTTCTATGTCGGAGGCACGATTGCGCGCTTGACAGCGGCGGGCGTCAATGTCCACTACTTGTGCGCGAGCTACGGAGAGAAAGGCGATGCGCAGGGGTTCACGCCCGATCAGATTGCGCGCATCAGATTGGAAGAGCAACTGACTGCTGCCGAGATTCTGGGCGTATCTCGAGAAAACGTTGAATTTCTGGGGTTGCCGGATGGCGGCATTGTCTGCAATCGCGAACTTATTGATGCCATCGTCAAGGTAATTCGCCGAATCAAACCAGAAATCGTTATCGCTCTCGACATAAACACCCTGGACCCAGCCTGGGGAGTCAACCACGCTGACCATCGTGCGATAGGACAGGCAACCATCGACGCCGTTTACCCATACGCTCGGAACAAGAATGAATTGCCGGACCTGCCACCACATGAAGTGCGGACCCTGCTCGTTCTCAACTATCGCGACCCTAACTGTTTCGTCGAGATCTCAGGCACGGCCTGGCAGTCGAAAAAGGCAGCGCTGTCAGCACACAAAAGCCAATGGGGCGATGCCGAACACGTAATTGAAAAAGCAAATCAAAGATCGCGGGAAAGCTTTACGCGCATCGACTGGTAG
- a CDS encoding serine/threonine protein kinase has translation MEEEQFRTISSSGSGGLSAGEIVAGKYRIESVLGAGGMGTVYRATNIFFEKQFALKVLDVKCAPNAVLIKRFQNEAKAAFSLSHPNLVKVHDFGILESGDPYLVMDLVTGETLADMIKRKTVLTPEEYKPILEGVCHALSYAHAHSVIHRDVKPGNIMISFSPELAVKILDFGIAKIVNEEAGQLEELTRTGEIFGSPLYMSPEQCAGGLIDQRTDIYSLGCVTYEALTGAPPHVGVNALRTMMLHKGTAIVPMSEASLGLKFSPQWEHVVSTMLAKEPSQRYSDALEIIDELNPGAGAQLIEQRKRAASSSGVEKQSANVSLSVGQLGFLVAGVMAASSAATYFAWQLVSPEQNRVHEVVEPVQKKEEVAPTVGQGNQIPFSVDSIPPVVPLTTSTLGRDGKRLLRIKCPAQEIGRIVPMNSHYERIGDVLYAKDYVDVPADARLGFIVAQTYDNLTIAHPEIINRIDPNLFSSFTVLGDALELDKIIEDTDRLSKFTLSVEERKPVRDAEAAENRKQLPEVKLKPEELLTGFEQCLLKLNQWKQLKSVSFEKVKVTDGMLNAVEQLEGLECIKLKQNKFVSQRLPSLSCLPSLVIMEFQDYNPKFLWAKPESFKKLEVLTVDCVITPEVLRGLRRLPRLKTLRLRKDDFKPPPALIDWIAASNQLETVTIDCGSLSAKDVRRILANRSIKKLWVDNKLSQELEGIPEFRSPRLEFVRNRVVGDPDV, from the coding sequence ATGGAAGAAGAGCAGTTTCGGACAATATCATCGAGTGGTTCCGGTGGGCTATCTGCCGGCGAGATTGTCGCCGGCAAATACCGTATCGAATCGGTTCTTGGTGCCGGCGGAATGGGCACAGTTTATCGTGCGACTAACATATTTTTTGAAAAGCAATTTGCCCTTAAAGTTCTTGATGTGAAATGTGCACCAAATGCAGTGCTAATCAAGCGTTTCCAAAATGAGGCAAAAGCCGCATTCTCGCTTAGCCACCCCAACCTTGTGAAAGTGCACGACTTCGGCATCCTCGAGTCTGGAGATCCATACCTGGTTATGGATCTTGTCACTGGAGAGACGCTTGCAGATATGATCAAGCGCAAGACTGTGCTGACGCCTGAAGAATATAAACCTATTCTTGAAGGGGTCTGCCATGCACTTTCTTACGCTCATGCGCACTCGGTTATTCATCGTGATGTGAAACCGGGGAATATCATGATTTCGTTTTCACCGGAACTGGCTGTGAAAATTCTGGATTTTGGTATCGCCAAAATCGTCAACGAAGAGGCAGGCCAGTTGGAGGAGTTGACTCGTACCGGTGAGATTTTCGGCAGCCCGCTCTACATGAGCCCTGAGCAATGCGCAGGTGGACTTATTGACCAGCGTACCGATATTTATTCGCTCGGGTGCGTTACGTACGAGGCTCTTACCGGCGCACCACCGCATGTTGGCGTCAATGCTCTGCGCACGATGATGCTTCATAAAGGCACCGCGATTGTGCCGATGTCTGAAGCAAGTCTGGGTTTGAAGTTTTCACCTCAGTGGGAGCACGTGGTGTCCACGATGCTTGCCAAAGAGCCCTCCCAGCGTTACTCGGATGCGCTAGAAATCATCGACGAGTTGAATCCCGGTGCAGGCGCTCAGTTGATCGAGCAAAGGAAACGCGCCGCTAGTTCCAGTGGTGTGGAAAAACAGTCGGCTAATGTCTCTCTCTCTGTCGGGCAATTGGGATTTCTTGTTGCTGGTGTCATGGCCGCCAGTTCTGCTGCCACCTATTTCGCCTGGCAGCTGGTATCACCAGAGCAGAACCGGGTTCACGAAGTGGTAGAGCCTGTTCAGAAAAAAGAGGAGGTTGCGCCGACAGTTGGGCAAGGCAATCAGATACCGTTTTCTGTTGATTCGATTCCGCCTGTTGTACCACTGACGACGTCGACGTTAGGACGTGACGGCAAGCGTTTGCTAAGAATCAAATGTCCGGCACAAGAGATAGGGCGTATTGTTCCGATGAACTCGCACTATGAGCGCATTGGCGATGTGTTGTATGCGAAGGATTACGTCGATGTTCCAGCCGACGCCAGGCTTGGTTTTATCGTCGCTCAAACCTACGATAATTTGACAATTGCCCATCCGGAAATCATCAATCGAATCGACCCAAACTTGTTTTCAAGTTTCACCGTATTGGGCGACGCGCTCGAGCTGGACAAGATCATAGAGGATACCGACAGGCTCAGTAAATTTACTCTTTCAGTAGAAGAAAGGAAACCAGTCCGCGACGCTGAAGCGGCGGAGAATCGCAAGCAATTGCCTGAAGTCAAATTGAAGCCGGAAGAGTTGCTGACAGGGTTCGAGCAATGTCTTCTCAAGTTGAACCAATGGAAGCAATTGAAATCGGTAAGCTTTGAAAAGGTAAAGGTTACCGACGGTATGTTGAATGCCGTGGAACAGTTGGAAGGGCTGGAGTGCATAAAACTGAAGCAGAATAAATTTGTTTCACAGCGCTTACCTTCACTGTCCTGCTTACCTTCACTGGTGATTATGGAATTTCAAGACTACAATCCGAAGTTTTTGTGGGCTAAGCCGGAAAGTTTCAAAAAGCTCGAGGTCCTGACAGTCGATTGCGTTATCACGCCAGAGGTATTGAGGGGGCTGCGACGACTGCCGCGATTAAAAACTTTGAGGCTGCGGAAGGATGATTTCAAACCGCCGCCGGCACTGATTGATTGGATTGCTGCAAGTAATCAGCTTGAGACAGTGACAATCGATTGCGGTTCGCTTTCTGCTAAAGATGTTCGAAGGATTCTAGCTAATCGGTCGATAAAGAAACTTTGGGTGGACAATAAGCTCTCTCAAGAGCTTGAAGGAATACCGGAATTTCGCTCACCGCGCCTGGAGTTTGTCAGGAACAGGGTTGTCGGAGACCCTGATGTCTGA
- a CDS encoding tetratricopeptide repeat protein, translating to MKRLLPTLLILSAFSLPMAEAQSSQANDYTERATTLAKQGDYAGALKNYNAAIKASPTEYAGYLNRAQFYRVLKKTDLAMADFNQAVRISGNDPQVIYERAKFNLDLKKYPQALADVNRSIQSDPNVADRYATRAAIYQAMKQYNKAIVDCSKFLATNPRAGQIYDARGSAFLGLNQLDKAIADYSAAIACNNKDAFGLAMRGRIYEKQKKYDLALADLNRVIVQVPDGPSKAKYYEERLKLYKSLNESNEDLIASDLERIAALEPKNTEVRYRFSSMAWRKQPQMAIRCMTEAVALEPTNVKFLALLGKVQAETGKNKEALENLNKALAVDPNNFESLTARAQALLGDYKFAEALADLDKAISLNPNGVEVFYFKGQAEEGLRHSKAAVEAYGKFAHLKAQAANRTNEDDRRIEQAKRKVDLLTANLSEAEKAALNVPAPISTPPSTAPAPKQEKESPGAAAPGK from the coding sequence ATGAAACGTCTACTGCCAACCTTACTAATTTTGAGCGCGTTTTCCCTGCCCATGGCTGAGGCGCAATCATCGCAAGCCAACGATTACACAGAGCGCGCCACGACACTCGCTAAGCAAGGCGACTATGCCGGAGCGTTGAAGAACTACAACGCAGCCATCAAGGCCTCCCCAACAGAGTATGCAGGTTACCTGAACCGGGCCCAGTTCTATCGGGTTCTGAAAAAAACAGACCTGGCAATGGCCGACTTCAATCAGGCAGTAAGAATCAGCGGAAACGACCCACAGGTTATCTACGAGCGTGCCAAATTCAATCTCGACTTGAAGAAATATCCGCAGGCACTGGCTGACGTTAATCGCTCCATTCAATCAGACCCGAACGTTGCTGACCGTTACGCTACTCGCGCGGCAATCTATCAGGCCATGAAGCAATACAACAAAGCCATAGTTGACTGCAGCAAATTCCTGGCTACAAACCCTCGAGCCGGTCAAATCTACGATGCACGCGGCTCCGCGTTTTTAGGACTGAACCAGCTGGATAAAGCAATTGCAGATTATTCAGCCGCCATTGCCTGCAACAATAAAGATGCATTCGGTCTGGCTATGCGTGGAAGAATCTACGAGAAACAGAAAAAATACGATCTTGCACTGGCAGATTTAAATCGAGTCATTGTCCAGGTACCAGACGGTCCGAGCAAAGCAAAATACTATGAAGAGCGCCTCAAGCTGTACAAATCTCTCAATGAAAGCAACGAAGATTTGATCGCTTCAGACCTTGAAAGAATCGCCGCTCTCGAACCGAAAAACACAGAAGTACGCTATCGCTTCTCCAGCATGGCCTGGCGAAAACAGCCTCAAATGGCAATCAGATGCATGACAGAGGCAGTTGCGCTCGAGCCCACCAACGTGAAATTCCTTGCCCTGCTCGGCAAAGTACAGGCAGAAACAGGCAAAAACAAAGAAGCGCTCGAGAATTTAAACAAGGCACTTGCTGTTGACCCGAACAACTTCGAGAGTCTAACAGCTAGAGCCCAAGCCCTTCTTGGAGACTACAAATTTGCCGAAGCGCTGGCTGACTTAGATAAGGCAATCAGCTTGAATCCCAACGGAGTAGAGGTTTTCTACTTCAAAGGACAAGCCGAAGAAGGGCTGCGACACAGCAAAGCTGCAGTTGAAGCCTACGGCAAATTCGCGCACCTGAAAGCACAGGCGGCAAACCGCACTAATGAAGACGATCGCCGCATCGAGCAAGCAAAACGCAAAGTAGACCTTCTCACTGCCAACCTGAGCGAGGCAGAGAAAGCTGCTCTCAACGTCCCTGCTCCAATTTCGACACCACCTTCAACGGCCCCCGCCCCCAAACAAGAAAAAGAATCTCCCGGCGCCGCAGCGCCCGGCAAGTAG
- a CDS encoding serine/threonine protein kinase translates to MPLRDSFRQPDSNARATPRPNKLPRPPSREDIDFTLQRARNKPGTPFGLQWTQSDTVFVLSITCDESQSAPAWLLQFGTGAERTVAWSYKSYDVSYIQSLIEASVQNPHSDAALADEEFDPQALEESASKLVGTTFADQYEIIAELGEGGMGIVYKARDIETDRFVAVKVLHKRLLREPTSKKRFEQEARAAMSLAHPNLISVYRYGFIDSTIPYLVMEFIDGYGLDDELKEVGQLDLPTFLDLFIQCCNGLKHAHQKRIIHRDLKPSNLMLVKNGESTLIKIVDFGVSKMLEKEITNQDLTQEDQLIGSPYYMSPEQCKGEMVDARADIYALGCLMYQALTGFVPLAGDNALQTIGKHICEAPLPLMGVRPDLHIPVSLQNCILKALEKEPDDRQANVDVLQNQLQAIMDEYVEKPPAAESEVAAPTHFLVDVGDLPASTYQAALKVQMLLRSGSMTLTQAAAALDRAHLQGGLIVTEGLTRDIPADLKGIETPVEAILVEAGLIKNSVWKTVLRLQQEMRTKRLTKEQAMEEFRRQHPKPVVVPVPEPTPEPTPAPESKQQAADVPKDILELILRAGIVSQSDVDDLGSEEADRTNLAKRLVAVGKLDSDTLIAARQCLSLIERNRLATERAIIALLYCQRSRVDLYHSFEELGWERP, encoded by the coding sequence ATGCCGCTTCGGGATTCGTTTCGACAACCAGACAGTAATGCTCGTGCTACTCCGCGGCCCAATAAATTGCCACGTCCTCCCAGCCGAGAGGACATAGATTTCACGCTGCAGCGGGCCCGCAACAAACCGGGTACGCCGTTTGGCTTGCAATGGACCCAGAGTGACACTGTCTTCGTGCTCAGTATCACCTGTGACGAGAGCCAGTCGGCTCCAGCCTGGCTTCTGCAGTTCGGCACAGGGGCTGAGCGTACAGTGGCATGGAGCTATAAGTCTTATGATGTCTCATACATTCAGAGTTTGATTGAAGCTTCTGTGCAAAATCCGCACAGTGATGCCGCTTTAGCCGATGAGGAATTTGACCCGCAAGCGTTGGAAGAGTCTGCCAGCAAGCTTGTCGGTACTACTTTCGCCGATCAGTATGAAATTATTGCTGAACTGGGCGAGGGCGGCATGGGCATCGTCTACAAAGCGCGAGACATCGAGACTGATCGTTTCGTCGCCGTCAAGGTTTTGCACAAGCGATTGCTGCGCGAGCCCACCAGCAAGAAGCGCTTCGAGCAAGAAGCGCGGGCTGCGATGAGTCTTGCCCATCCCAACTTGATATCGGTTTACCGCTATGGATTCATCGATTCAACCATTCCCTATCTCGTCATGGAATTTATCGACGGATACGGTCTGGATGATGAGCTCAAGGAAGTTGGACAGTTGGATCTGCCCACATTTCTCGATTTGTTCATTCAGTGTTGTAACGGTTTGAAGCACGCTCACCAGAAACGCATTATTCATCGTGACCTGAAGCCGAGCAATCTGATGCTCGTTAAAAATGGCGAGAGCACGCTCATCAAGATAGTAGATTTTGGTGTCAGCAAAATGCTCGAAAAAGAGATCACTAATCAGGATCTGACGCAAGAAGATCAGCTGATTGGCAGCCCCTACTACATGAGTCCCGAGCAGTGCAAAGGCGAAATGGTTGATGCCAGGGCTGATATCTATGCCCTCGGTTGTTTGATGTATCAGGCTCTGACTGGTTTTGTGCCCCTGGCTGGTGACAATGCGCTGCAGACGATAGGCAAGCACATTTGTGAAGCGCCTCTGCCGCTTATGGGCGTGCGACCAGACCTGCATATCCCTGTCAGTTTGCAAAATTGCATTTTAAAGGCGCTCGAAAAGGAGCCTGACGATCGGCAAGCCAATGTTGATGTGCTGCAGAATCAGCTGCAGGCAATCATGGATGAATATGTCGAAAAACCACCTGCTGCCGAGTCGGAAGTGGCTGCTCCTACTCACTTCCTTGTCGATGTCGGCGACTTGCCTGCCAGCACTTATCAGGCCGCTCTGAAAGTGCAGATGCTCTTGCGCAGCGGCTCCATGACATTGACTCAAGCGGCTGCCGCTCTAGATCGCGCTCACTTGCAAGGTGGGCTGATTGTGACGGAAGGCTTGACCAGGGACATTCCTGCTGATTTGAAGGGGATCGAGACGCCTGTGGAAGCCATTTTAGTGGAAGCAGGATTGATCAAAAACAGCGTCTGGAAGACAGTTTTGCGCTTACAGCAAGAGATGCGCACGAAGCGGCTGACTAAAGAGCAGGCGATGGAAGAGTTCAGGCGGCAGCACCCTAAACCCGTTGTCGTGCCGGTTCCCGAGCCAACACCCGAGCCCACGCCCGCCCCCGAGTCGAAACAACAGGCTGCAGATGTACCCAAGGATATCCTGGAGTTGATTTTGCGGGCCGGCATAGTTTCACAGTCTGACGTCGACGATCTGGGCTCTGAAGAAGCCGATAGAACCAACCTGGCCAAGCGTCTTGTGGCGGTAGGTAAGCTGGACAGCGATACTTTGATTGCGGCCAGGCAGTGTCTCAGTTTGATCGAGCGCAACAGGTTGGCAACAGAAAGGGCCATTATCGCTCTGTTGTATTGTCAGCGCAGCAGGGTCGATTTATACCACTCGTTTGAAGAACTCGGTTGGGAGCGTCCCTAG
- a CDS encoding 3-hydroxybutyrate dehydrogenase gives MRNRCAIVTGSTSGIGLAIATGFAREGCNVMLNGFSDEATVQTLCNELSAYDNKVLYNSSNMAVPAEIENLIKDCEERLGPVDILVNNAGVQHTAPIEEFPAEQWDRILAINLTSSFHTTRLVIPSMRKRNWGRIINIASVHGLVASVHKSAYVAAKHGMVGLTKVVALETAEMNITCNAICPGWVRTPLVEKQIEALANDTNLNLDEATMKLLMEKQPSKRFVETDQIAALAVFLCSESACNISGIALPIDGGWIAR, from the coding sequence ATGCGAAACAGATGCGCCATCGTGACGGGCTCCACAAGCGGTATAGGCTTGGCAATTGCCACGGGTTTCGCCCGGGAAGGCTGCAACGTTATGCTCAATGGGTTTTCCGATGAAGCAACCGTTCAAACGCTCTGTAATGAGCTATCCGCTTATGACAACAAGGTTCTTTATAACTCGTCCAACATGGCAGTGCCAGCCGAAATTGAAAATTTGATCAAAGACTGCGAGGAGCGCCTGGGTCCGGTCGACATCCTCGTCAACAACGCCGGCGTGCAACACACTGCACCAATTGAAGAATTTCCGGCCGAGCAGTGGGACAGAATTCTCGCCATCAATTTGACATCGTCTTTTCATACAACCCGTCTGGTTATTCCTTCAATGCGCAAGCGAAACTGGGGGCGTATTATCAACATCGCCTCAGTGCACGGGCTTGTCGCCTCAGTACACAAATCTGCTTATGTAGCAGCGAAACACGGTATGGTCGGTCTAACTAAAGTTGTGGCACTGGAAACAGCCGAGATGAATATCACCTGCAATGCCATTTGTCCGGGCTGGGTGCGCACGCCGCTCGTTGAAAAGCAGATTGAAGCGCTGGCTAACGATACAAACTTGAATCTCGATGAAGCAACCATGAAGCTGCTCATGGAGAAGCAACCCAGCAAGCGTTTCGTGGAGACTGACCAGATTGCCGCTCTGGCTGTTTTCCTGTGCAGTGAATCGGCCTGCAACATAAGCGGCATAGCCCTGCCTATCGACGGTGGTTGGATCGCTCGTTGA
- a CDS encoding metallophosphoesterase: MSTKASRSVEDVAAKVAAVAKVDETAVREAIYNAIRIGSLKHSEFGFLTFNGVLPLQLPDGLRLAILPDIHAPAHHEQIMWAVKEFLADYQPHILVLIGDVGDVFGLSAWPKNARIPENLAWEVGETRELIDELIECSGAMHTFITMGNHEDRNRRWLMNVGSKIAGLVGMGSREPIMSFHELLGYKPGDPVTFIYDLQNAGGFGGGLKLNGDLKLIHGYVVRPRPGASPRAVSDKDLQSVAHGHTHRLGSNMREITKGVIRSYELGMLVNPNHSMMGYANLLNNWHPGLAVATVVNGKVHMNMIPIIEVEIDGRPRHVFQWNGKLYTSTDR, encoded by the coding sequence ATGAGTACCAAAGCAAGCAGGTCTGTCGAAGACGTCGCTGCTAAGGTCGCCGCCGTGGCAAAGGTCGACGAGACCGCAGTCCGTGAAGCGATCTACAACGCGATTCGTATCGGCAGCCTCAAGCACTCCGAATTCGGTTTCTTGACCTTCAATGGCGTGCTGCCGTTGCAGCTGCCTGACGGTCTTCGTCTCGCCATCCTCCCCGACATCCACGCCCCTGCTCACCACGAGCAGATCATGTGGGCGGTCAAGGAGTTCCTGGCGGACTACCAGCCCCACATCCTCGTCCTGATCGGCGACGTCGGCGATGTGTTCGGTCTTTCGGCCTGGCCGAAGAACGCGCGCATCCCGGAGAACCTGGCATGGGAGGTCGGCGAGACTCGTGAGCTCATCGACGAGCTCATCGAGTGCTCCGGCGCCATGCACACGTTCATCACCATGGGCAACCATGAGGACCGCAACCGTCGCTGGCTGATGAACGTCGGCTCGAAGATCGCCGGTCTCGTCGGCATGGGCTCCCGTGAGCCGATCATGTCGTTCCACGAGCTGCTCGGCTACAAGCCCGGTGACCCCGTCACCTTCATCTACGACCTCCAGAACGCCGGCGGTTTCGGCGGCGGTCTGAAGCTCAATGGCGACCTCAAGCTGATTCACGGCTACGTCGTGCGTCCGCGTCCCGGCGCCAGCCCGCGTGCGGTGTCCGACAAGGACCTGCAGTCTGTCGCGCACGGTCACACCCACCGTCTCGGTTCGAACATGCGTGAGATCACCAAGGGCGTCATTCGCTCCTACGAGCTCGGCATGCTGGTCAACCCGAACCACTCCATGATGGGCTACGCCAACCTGCTCAACAACTGGCACCCCGGCCTCGCCGTTGCCACCGTTGTGAACGGCAAGGTCCACATGAACATGATCCCGATCATCGAGGTCGAGATCGACGGTCGGCCGCGCCACGTCTTCCAGTGGAACGGCAAGCTGTACACCTCGACGGACCGCTAA